The genomic interval GTGCGCGGCACCGGCCTCGGGGGCGATCGTCGAGTCGGGGCCGGCGCTCAGCCTTTCGATCGAACAGCCCGCGCAGTATCAGAAAGTGCTCAAGACCGACCTGGCCCTCTTCCGGAAGAGCGCGGAACAGCTCGAGCGATACTGCGAAAACGTCCTGACCGATACGTCCTTCATCGCCCGCGCCGGCGTCGAGACGGCGGGGCTTTCGCCCCAGCAGCTGCGCGGCGTTTACCGGTTCTGGTCGTCGTTCGGCAAACACCTGGACACTCTCGAAGCGATATCCGACCGCTGGCACCGCGGCTGGGGCAAGTCCCTGTTCGACAGCCAGGTCAGGGAAGGTTTCGAAGGGTATTTCCTCGGCATCAACGCGAAGATCAGCCGCCTGCTCGCCGTTTCCCGGCTGACGCATTATCTCGCGAAGCGGAAGAAGCTCCGCTCCCTGTTCGACGAGGCCGTTCCCGAATACAAGATCCCGGCCGAAAGGCTCACGCATCACGCGCTCGGCGCCGTGAGTCCGCAAAGCGTGCTGGCGTTGTATCAGTTCCACACCTCGCACCAGGAGCACGCGGTGCGCTTCTATCAGGGTTCCTCGAAGGAGTTCCGGCCGGCCGTCGACACCGACGGAACGTTGATCCGGTATTTCGAAGGCACCAAGGACATTCTGGACGGCCTGATCCTGCGCATCGCGAAAGATCCGACCTGGTATAAATATGCGTTCGGCTCGTTCGCCGAGGACGCCATGAACCTGATCTCCCCCATGCAGGAGGCCCTGTTCACCTGGGTCGGCGACACCCGCGTCAAGAAGAAGGAGACACGCCTGATCAGGCCCGAGCAGGTCGACGAGATGGAGGCCTTCCTCCAGCCAGGCGACATCATCATCGAGCGGCAGAACTGGTATCTCTCGAACATCTTCCTGCCCGGCTTCTGGCCGCACGGGGCGCTGTATGTGGGCGACGCCGCAAAACTCGCACGGTTTCTCGACGGCGATCCCCAGGTCAGGGCGTATTACGCGAAACGCCGCTTCGCCGGCTTCATGGACTGGTTGCAGAAAACATACCCGGAAAAGCATGCGAGCTTCGTCAAAGCCCCGGCGAAGGGCGAGCACCCGAAATGCGTGCTCGAGGCCATCAGCGAGGGCGTGGTGCAGAACACCCTGCGCCACACCTGTTATGCCGATTATATCGCCGTCCTGCGGCCGCGCCTTTCGAAACTCGACATCGCGCAGGCGCTCGAAGCGGGGTTCTATTACAACGGCCGGCCCTATGACTTCGATTTCGACTTCTACACCGAATCCGACCTCGTCTGCACCGAGTTCGTCATCAAGTGCTACGCTCCGTTCAGAAGCAAGAAAGGCCTCGTCTTCCCCACCGAGCCCGCGATGGGGAAACAAGCCGTGCGAGCGGACGAATTCATCCGGACGCTCGAACGGGAAAAGGGCTCGCCGAAAGCCCAGCTCGAGTTCGTGTATTTCCTGCGCGGCATTGAAAAGGCCGGGAAGGCGGTCGTCG from Candidatus Ozemobacteraceae bacterium carries:
- a CDS encoding YiiX/YebB-like N1pC/P60 family cysteine hydrolase, with the translated sequence MTHRTVLAAAFAFSVAFGYPACAAPASGAIVESGPALSLSIEQPAQYQKVLKTDLALFRKSAEQLERYCENVLTDTSFIARAGVETAGLSPQQLRGVYRFWSSFGKHLDTLEAISDRWHRGWGKSLFDSQVREGFEGYFLGINAKISRLLAVSRLTHYLAKRKKLRSLFDEAVPEYKIPAERLTHHALGAVSPQSVLALYQFHTSHQEHAVRFYQGSSKEFRPAVDTDGTLIRYFEGTKDILDGLILRIAKDPTWYKYAFGSFAEDAMNLISPMQEALFTWVGDTRVKKKETRLIRPEQVDEMEAFLQPGDIIIERQNWYLSNIFLPGFWPHGALYVGDAAKLARFLDGDPQVRAYYAKRRFAGFMDWLQKTYPEKHASFVKAPAKGEHPKCVLEAISEGVVQNTLRHTCYADYIAVLRPRLSKLDIAQALEAGFYYNGRPYDFDFDFYTESDLVCTEFVIKCYAPFRSKKGLVFPTEPAMGKQAVRADEFIRTLEREKGSPKAQLEFVYFLRGIEKAGKAVVADEKALIESLNWRGGLPGPKN